In Spinacia oleracea cultivar Varoflay chromosome 5, BTI_SOV_V1, whole genome shotgun sequence, a single window of DNA contains:
- the LOC110786962 gene encoding protein REDUCED WALL ACETYLATION 2 isoform X4, producing the protein MIQPLVSVASLATRINSERNQKSLHFFPINLQHRTRKEIALEIYISQFHIWLRCSIPDGPSKLLLSFIPDSNGVQVSYRLFELTNTLKVAFVLRKGNKRLTNNMVFNNMREKPFITVGINEV; encoded by the exons ATGATTCAACCTCTAGTGAGCGTCGCTTCTCTTGCCACTCGTATCAATTCCGAG AGAAATCAGAAGAGTTTGCATTTTTTTCCCATCAACCTTCAACATCGAACTCGTAAGGAG ATCGCATTGGAGATTTATATCTCACAGTTTCACATATGGCTAAG ATGTAGTATCCCCGATGGACCATCCAAGTTGTTGTTGTCATTTATCCCAG ATTCCAACGGTGTGCAGGTTTCATATAGGCTATTTGAATTAACAAACACTTTAAAAGTGGCATTTGTTCTAAGAAAAGGCAACAAAAGGTTGACAAACAACATG GTATTCAACAATATGAGGGAGAAACCTTTCATCACCGTGGGAATAAATGAAGTTTGA
- the LOC110786962 gene encoding protein REDUCED WALL ACETYLATION 2 isoform X3, translating to MIQPLVSVASLATRINSERNQKSLHFFPINLQHRTRKEIALEIYISQFHIWLRCSIPDGPSKLLLSFIPALLMVDSNGVQVSYRLFELTNTLKVAFVLRKGNKRLTNNMVGALAISCMGACLYSTI from the exons ATGATTCAACCTCTAGTGAGCGTCGCTTCTCTTGCCACTCGTATCAATTCCGAG AGAAATCAGAAGAGTTTGCATTTTTTTCCCATCAACCTTCAACATCGAACTCGTAAGGAG ATCGCATTGGAGATTTATATCTCACAGTTTCACATATGGCTAAG ATGTAGTATCCCCGATGGACCATCCAAGTTGTTGTTGTCATTTATCCCAG CTCTTTTGATGGTAGATTCCAACGGTGTGCAGGTTTCATATAGGCTATTTGAATTAACAAACACTTTAAAAGTGGCATTTGTTCTAAGAAAAGGCAACAAAAGGTTGACAAACAACATGGTAGGAGCTTTGGCTATCTCCTGTATGGGTGCTTGTCT GTATTCAACAATATGA
- the LOC110786962 gene encoding protein REDUCED WALL ACETYLATION 2 isoform X5 gives MIQPLVSVASLATRINSERNQKSLHFFPINLQHRTRKEIALEIYISQFHIWLRCSIPDGPSKLLLSFIPDSNGVQVSYRLFELTNTLKVAFVLRKGNKRLTNNMVGALAISCMGACLYSTI, from the exons ATGATTCAACCTCTAGTGAGCGTCGCTTCTCTTGCCACTCGTATCAATTCCGAG AGAAATCAGAAGAGTTTGCATTTTTTTCCCATCAACCTTCAACATCGAACTCGTAAGGAG ATCGCATTGGAGATTTATATCTCACAGTTTCACATATGGCTAAG ATGTAGTATCCCCGATGGACCATCCAAGTTGTTGTTGTCATTTATCCCAG ATTCCAACGGTGTGCAGGTTTCATATAGGCTATTTGAATTAACAAACACTTTAAAAGTGGCATTTGTTCTAAGAAAAGGCAACAAAAGGTTGACAAACAACATGGTAGGAGCTTTGGCTATCTCCTGTATGGGTGCTTGTCT GTATTCAACAATATGA
- the LOC110786962 gene encoding protein REDUCED WALL ACETYLATION 2 isoform X1, translating into MIQPLVSVASLATRINSERNQKSLHFFPINLQHRTRKEIALEIYISQFHIWLRCSIPDGPSKLLLSFIPGYPFLNFMLITSIYVTVSYRLFELTNTLKVAFVLRKGNKRLTNNMVFNNMREKPFITVGINEV; encoded by the exons ATGATTCAACCTCTAGTGAGCGTCGCTTCTCTTGCCACTCGTATCAATTCCGAG AGAAATCAGAAGAGTTTGCATTTTTTTCCCATCAACCTTCAACATCGAACTCGTAAGGAG ATCGCATTGGAGATTTATATCTCACAGTTTCACATATGGCTAAG ATGTAGTATCCCCGATGGACCATCCAAGTTGTTGTTGTCATTTATCCCAGGTTACCCATTTCTGAACTTCATGCTTATCACCAGTATATATGTGACT GTTTCATATAGGCTATTTGAATTAACAAACACTTTAAAAGTGGCATTTGTTCTAAGAAAAGGCAACAAAAGGTTGACAAACAACATG GTATTCAACAATATGAGGGAGAAACCTTTCATCACCGTGGGAATAAATGAAGTTTGA
- the LOC110786962 gene encoding protein REDUCED WALL ACETYLATION 2 isoform X2: MIQPLVSVASLATRINSERNQKSLHFFPINLQHRTRKEIALEIYISQFHIWLRCSIPDGPSKLLLSFIPGYPFLNFMLITSIYVTVSYRLFELTNTLKVAFVLRKGNKRLTNNMVGALAISCMGACLYSTI; the protein is encoded by the exons ATGATTCAACCTCTAGTGAGCGTCGCTTCTCTTGCCACTCGTATCAATTCCGAG AGAAATCAGAAGAGTTTGCATTTTTTTCCCATCAACCTTCAACATCGAACTCGTAAGGAG ATCGCATTGGAGATTTATATCTCACAGTTTCACATATGGCTAAG ATGTAGTATCCCCGATGGACCATCCAAGTTGTTGTTGTCATTTATCCCAGGTTACCCATTTCTGAACTTCATGCTTATCACCAGTATATATGTGACT GTTTCATATAGGCTATTTGAATTAACAAACACTTTAAAAGTGGCATTTGTTCTAAGAAAAGGCAACAAAAGGTTGACAAACAACATGGTAGGAGCTTTGGCTATCTCCTGTATGGGTGCTTGTCT GTATTCAACAATATGA